Genomic segment of Impatiens glandulifera unplaced genomic scaffold, dImpGla2.1, whole genome shotgun sequence:
acaaatttattaatcaaataccGTTTAGGGATCAATGTACGGAAGGAAGTAAATGAACGCCTATGTGCTATTTTGGGCGGGAGGAGGATCGTGACTCGTGACTCCTACCGACGATGAACGGATGTTGTAGAAGCATATTGACGCTCCACCTATTCTTAGGATCTTTAATTGTGCACATCTTCCAAAAATCGAAAGCATCTTTCGACATTTTACTCCgctttattagtttaataagtTTTTGGTTTATATTTTGGCATTTCCATTGCGGAATTGATGTGATCATCTCAAACAATGAGCATCCCAATGCCCAAATATCGGTAGAAGTATCATATTCTCCATCATTTAATGATTCTGGAGGCATATAGTGTGGTGTCCCTATAATCATCCCTGGAAGATAGAGGGGCTGCTTAGTAAAACCAAagtctcttattttattttggccTTCTCGTCGACCATTAATATGTTTTCGGGTTTTATATCACAGTGGACGTATCCACTCTCATGAATATAGCGCAGACCCTTTAAAATGGAAAGTGTATATTCCTTTGCTTCAATTTCGGGGATTCCATTGCATTCGGCGGTCTTTGATGATTGAATGCGGTGGTGCAAAGTGCCGCCCGAGGCGTACTCCAAGAAGATATTAGTAAAAACTTTGGTGCCTTCAACGGTGAAATCATAGCccaataaactaattatatgaGGGCATCCTTTAAATTTTGAGAGAATATCCCTTTCGTGTAGGAGAGATGAATCTTTATTCTCTGCAGATTTAACTTCCATTAATGGAATAGACGGATAGAGACAATGTCCTTCCAATAGACGAGCTAGATAGACAACTCCATAGTTGCCTTCCCCCAATTTCTCGAGTCTCTCCTACAAAGACATTATTATTCCttcaaagtaaaaaataattacgaTTAAGAGAGAAACAACGAAATATTCAAATACACAAACAAAtacatagaaaaaaaataatcacataCCAATTGACGCAAAGTACCGAAAAATCCAAAGATAACGGATTGAGTTGagtgttttataaattttgggaaGGGGAATGTGCGATGAATTTTTCTTGAATTGAATTGATTGtgatagttttatataaaataaaatagatttgaaaCAATAAAAGCTAATTATTAggaagaaatattttataataaaagatttattaagtttaaataaagaagaagacaaagaaattgtgatttattaaataaaatagatttgaaaCAATAAAAGTTAATTAGTAGGAagcaatattttataataaaagattaataaaaaaaccataaatttatgttattaaaaaaaataaaaaaatataatgatagtAAATATTTGAGGGTATTTTAAtagtataatttataaatttaaaaggatgaaataatatttaattatgtttaaataaagaaaaataataggcATAAATTTAGAACATGCATAAATTTCGGATGATTGGGATCCTTTTCCCAATGacttatgttatgtttttataGAGAGCTAGGGAA
This window contains:
- the LOC124917194 gene encoding mitogen-activated protein kinase kinase kinase 20-like, with the translated sequence MEVKSAENKDSSLLHERDILSKFKGCPHIISLLGYDFTVEGTKVFTNIFLEYASGGTLHHRIQSSKTAECNGIPEIEAKEYTLSILKGLRYIHESGYVHWMIIGTPHYMPPESLNDGEYDTSTDIWACTHPYIEFWIATSLKKHVK